CGTTCTGGCTGCCCCGCGACGCCGCGCCATGGGGCGCCAGCCCAGGCGAACGCCGCGCGGTGACGCCCCACCCCGACCAGCCCCGCGCGGCACGCGCCCGACGCCGGCGCTACCCGCCCGACCGAGCACGAGTCGCGCGCCTGACCTCACCGCCGCCCGCGCAATGACGTCGAATCGGCCTCCGAGCGCGCTGTGAAGGCCGATTCGACGTCAACGGGCGTGGGACCGCGGGCACGCGCGCTCGCGGGGTGTGCGTGGTTCGCGGGCCGGGCTGGGGGTGCGGCCACCAGGCAGGCGCGGAGGGCCGGAGCTAGCGTTGCGGGCATGGGAGACACCACTGTTGCGTTGCTCGGCACCGGGGTCATGGGTGCCGGAATGGCCCGGAACATCGCGGCTGCGGGCTTGGCCCTGCGGGTGTGGAACCGCACCCGCGCGAAGGCGGAGCCGCTCGCCGCGGTCGGTGCGGTCGTGGCGGACACGGCGGCGTCCGCCGTGGACGGCGCGAACACCGTGGTCACTATGCAGTTCGACACCGACTCGGTGGCCGCGGCGATCGAAGCCGCCGACCCGGCGCCGGGAACGGTCTGGATCCAGTCGGCCACTGTCGGCGTCGACGGCGCCGCCCGGCTGGCCGACCTGGCCGCCGCACGGAACCTGATCTACGTCGACGCGCCGGTGCTCGGTACCCGCAAGCCGGCCGAGGACGGCACGCTGGTCGTGCTCGCGTCCGGCCCGGACGACGCCCACGAACGGTGCGCTCCGGTGTTCGACGCGATCGGGGCCCGGACGCTCTGGGTCGGCCCGGCCGGGAACGGCTCGCGGCTCAAGCTGGTGGCCAACCTCTGGGTCGCCACCGTCACCACGGGAGTGGCGGAGGTTCTCGCGCTGGCCGGCAGCCTGGGGCTCGACCCCCATTTGTTCTTCCAGGCGGTGAAGGGCGGTGGCCTGGACGCCCCGTACGTCCACCTCAAGGGCGGGGCGATGCTCGCCGACAACTATGCTCCGTCGTTCACGATGGAGGGCGCCGCGAAGGACACCCAGTTGATCGTCGCGGCGGCCGCGGAGAACGGGCTGGACCTGCCGGTCGCGCGGGCGGTCGCCGAGCGTTTCGCGGCCGGGGTCGCCGCCGGGCACGCCGAGCTGGACATGGCCGCCACCTACCTCAACTATCGCGCCGAGTGACCGGGGCACGTCCAGGCGGGCGCGGAGAGCGACGGCCCGCCGCACGATCCGCCGCGGGCGCGCGTCCGGCGCAGGGTTTGGAAGTGGGTGCGCCGACCGGCCGCCCGCGGCGCCCGACCAAGGCCGACCTGCAGGCCTCCTACGACCTCGCGATCCCGGACACCGTCGGCCCGGGCCTGCGGGTGCTGTTCTGCGGCATCAACCCGAGCCTCTGGTCCGGCTGGAGCGGGCACCACTTCGCCCGCCCGGGGAACCGGTTCTGGCCGGCGCTGCACCGCTCGGGCTTCACGCCGCGGCAGCTCGATCCGTCCGAGTCCGATGCGCTGCTGGCGCTCGGACTCGGCAACACCAACCTGGTCAACCGGGCGACAGCCCGCGCCGACGAACTCACGCCCGACGAGCTGCTGGCGGGCGGGGAACGGCTGGTCCGCACGGTGCGGCAGTGGCGTCCGGAGTGGCTGGCGGTGGTCGGCGTGACCGCGTACCGGGCCGCGTTCGGGCGGAAGGACGCGCGGATCGGACCGCAGCCGGAGGATCCGCTGTTCGCGCCCACGCAGGTCTGGGTGTTGCCGAACCCCAGCGGCCTGAACGCTCATTACGACCTCCCTGCCCTGGCCGCCGAGTTCCGACGGCTCAAAGACGCGGCTGAGCGTTAAGCCGTCTGTTAACCGTCTTGTGCGGTTGGGGACGCATGATGTTTTTGGGACTGCAGTGACCCCAGTTCCGTTAAGCCCGTTCATTGACCTGTACGTTCGTCTCGTCCCCTTGGTTCGTGGGAGGTTTCCCGATGCCGGTTTCTGTCGTGCTCCGGGGAGGCCCCGTTCGGGAGCGGGTCATCGACCTGCCAGTGGACGAGGCTCCGGAACTGCTGCCGATCCAAACTGCTTCCGGCGAGACGCCGTACCGGCGCACCGGAGCCCGAGACAAGCAGGGTCGCCGGGTGTACGAGCCGGCACGGCTGATCGACCGCCTGATGCGCTGACGCCTCACCGCGGAGCACGCTCCCACTGGGCGGCCCCAGGACGGGGCCACCGTTAGTATCGGACTGCTCGAGGAGACTGCGCAGCTCGCCGCTCATCTGGACCAACTGGTCGGCGTGGCGAGACTGTTCCGCGCTGCGTCGGTAGTCCTCGGCAATCCCGTTGATCGCCGAGATCGAGTCCGCGATCTCGGTACTACCGCTCGCCACCCCGGTGACGCCCCGGTTCATCTCCCCGGTGGTCAGGTCCTCCACCGCGGCCGCGATCGTCGCCTGGCCTTCGGTGATCTGGGTAATGACATCGGCGATCTGCCCGATCGCGGCCACCACGGCACCCGATCGCGACGGTGTTCAGCATGAATACCCAGGCGAGCAGCGCGGGTGCCGCCAGGCCGCAGGAGATCTCGACGTCGACCACCCGGCGATCGGCTCTCACCAGCGGACGCGGCGGGTCATGCAGCGGTCAGGGCGCGCGGGTTGTTGTCGACCAGGGTCTTGGCGATGCGCACTCCAGGGCCTCACCGAGCCGGTACAGCTTTCGGGGCCGCTCACCTGGCAGTGTCGGTGGCACGTCGGGGCCGGTTGCGGGCTTCAGGTCACCGTCGCGGACCCACCCGCAAACAGCTGCCTGACTGACGCCGCACCAGCAGGCGACCTGCGCACGGGTCAGCATTCGAGCAGTCAACCAATGGGGACAGAAGTTTCCTCGGTGATCTCAGCGTCGCCGCCGACGGAGGTAGACGGCTCCGAAAGCCACGACGGCCAGAACAAGCGCCCCACCGAGCGCGACGGCGGTCCATGCCCACCCCGCCGAGACGAACTGCAGGACGTCGGACGCGAGACCGACGATGGCCAGCAGGGAGGTTACTGCGGCGGCCCCGACGAGTGCCTGGATCACCGAGCGGGATCCGTGCGCCGTGGACTCGGGTTCGACCTCGGCCGGTTCTGGCTGATTGGAGGGGCTGGGCCGTTGAACTTGCGAGTCAGTGGCGGCCCGCTGCACAGCGTTGACGAGTCGCGTGACGTCGTAGTTGAAGGTTTCGTTGCGAAGTTCCAGGTAAGGACGTTGCACGAGCGGGCGGATGGCTGGGGAAAGTTTGCGGGCTTTCGGTAGCCGGGCGCCGCCCATCAGGACTGGAATGACCGTCTTGTTGTGGGTGATCGCGTGGGCGATGTTGGCCAGCGCCACATCTCTCTCGTCCGTCTTACTGGCCGACCAATCGGGACCGATTATCACGAGCAGCACCTTGTAGTCGCGGCCAGCCGCCCCGATCGCCTCCCGCCAGCGGGAGTGCGACACCGCCACGGGGGCTATCACAGCCTGCTCACCGAAGGCTGCCTTCAGTGGGAGCGCGAGGACAGCGGCGGCCACGGGGCCAATAGCGGCGACGACGGGCCAATCCGATGGCAAGTATTCGATCAGGACCGTGGCAGGGTCCGTGGGCGCTGAGGCTGCGGAGTCACGCGGATCCGACATGGGAATGTTGCTGGACTCGTGGACGAACCCAAGGTCCGCAGCGCTCACATCTGCGTGCTGGCCTACGTCGTGATCGTCCAAGACGCCCCCTGGCGGCGGCCCGTTCTGATCACTCCACGGTAGGACGACCCCGCCCGGCTGTCTCGCCTACCGGCTCACTCGGGGGTTCGGAGCCGTACTCCTCGTGAAAGCGGCGCGAGAACTCGGCCTGCGCCTCGGCGAATGCCCCGCTGCTGCTCGCGGTCGAGGTGGTCAGCGGCCCGGGTGAGGGCGGCAGCCGCCTCACGCTGCCCCGGCACGCGCTCCAGGGCAGAGGGGCGCAGCGCGGCCCTCCAGGTGACCAGAGCCGTCTTCTTTTCGGCCCGGAAGACCGTCCACCCAGCGGGGCGAACTCGCCCCGCGACATGGGAACGCACAGCAGGCCCCGGTACCTGTCCGACGTGGCTTCCTGCAACGCGCACGGGCGGCGCCGAGTGGAGCCGTACTCGGCGCGGTCGACGCGCCAGACTTACCTGGCGCGGGTGGCGAAGATCGACGACGTGGTGCTGACTGTGCGGGCTGGTCACTCGGACGTGGCGGTGACGAAGCGTCACTACATCAAGGTGGGCATCAACGACCTCGCGGAGGCGACTCGCGCGATGTCTGCGTACTTCGACTAAGCAGTACGAGCGTTACGGTGCAACGGGCGCGCAACGGGCAAACAGAAGGCCCTCCCCCGGCATCCCGGGAAAGGGCCTCTGACCTGCTGTTTCTGCCTCAACCATGCGCGCGCTCGGAGGGACTCGAACCCCCAACCTCTTGATCCGTAGTCAAGTGCTCTATCCGTTGAGCTACGAGCGCGGGTCGTTCGGTTCGAAAGCATAGCGCAGCCCCAGGGGTGCTTGCTGGGACCCCCGTCCCCCGTCGGACACGCTCGATTCGCCGACCGCGAGTGCGAGGGGGGCGCTCCCGACCCGCCCCGCCGACCGTTCCGGGGCTGCGGCCGCGGGGAGACGGTGGGGCGGAAAGACACTAGGGACAACGGGTTGATCTGGCATAACGTGGCTGAATGCCTCCCCCGTCCCACCTGTTGGCGTTCACCGTCACCGCACTCATCATCGTCGCCATTCCCGGGCCGAGCGTGCTCTTCGTGATTGGGCGGTCGCTCTCACTCGGGCGTCGTGGCGGCCTGATGAGTGTGCTCGGGAACACGTTGGGGATGCTGCCGCAGATCGTCGCCGTGTCACTCGGTGTGGGTGCGGTGGTCGCGAAGTCGGTGCTGCTGTTCCAGCTCCTGAAGTTCGCCGGAGCCGCGTACCTCGTCTACCTCGGCGTCCAGGCGATCCGGCACCGGCGCTCGGCGGCCGAAGCGGAGCCGGCGCAACCGCAGTCCGCGCGGCGCCTGATCTGGCAGGGGTTCGTGGTGGGGCTCACGAACCCGAAGTCGATCGTGTTCTTCGTCGCGGTGCTACCGCAGTTCGCCGACCACTCAGCGGGCCAACTACCGCTGCAACTCGCGGTGCTGGGCGTGATCGTGGCGACGATCGGCTTGGT
Above is a genomic segment from Cryptosporangium minutisporangium containing:
- the mug gene encoding G/U mismatch-specific DNA glycosylase, which codes for MEVGAPTGRPRRPTKADLQASYDLAIPDTVGPGLRVLFCGINPSLWSGWSGHHFARPGNRFWPALHRSGFTPRQLDPSESDALLALGLGNTNLVNRATARADELTPDELLAGGERLVRTVRQWRPEWLAVVGVTAYRAAFGRKDARIGPQPEDPLFAPTQVWVLPNPSGLNAHYDLPALAAEFRRLKDAAER
- a CDS encoding LysE family translocator; the encoded protein is MPPPSHLLAFTVTALIIVAIPGPSVLFVIGRSLSLGRRGGLMSVLGNTLGMLPQIVAVSLGVGAVVAKSVLLFQLLKFAGAAYLVYLGVQAIRHRRSAAEAEPAQPQSARRLIWQGFVVGLTNPKSIVFFVAVLPQFADHSAGQLPLQLAVLGVIVATIGLVHDSLWAMAAATARQWFARSKDRLARLGATGGVMMIGLGATLALTGAKE
- a CDS encoding NAD(P)-dependent oxidoreductase; amino-acid sequence: MGDTTVALLGTGVMGAGMARNIAAAGLALRVWNRTRAKAEPLAAVGAVVADTAASAVDGANTVVTMQFDTDSVAAAIEAADPAPGTVWIQSATVGVDGAARLADLAAARNLIYVDAPVLGTRKPAEDGTLVVLASGPDDAHERCAPVFDAIGARTLWVGPAGNGSRLKLVANLWVATVTTGVAEVLALAGSLGLDPHLFFQAVKGGGLDAPYVHLKGGAMLADNYAPSFTMEGAAKDTQLIVAAAAENGLDLPVARAVAERFAAGVAAGHAELDMAATYLNYRAE